From Microbacterium croceum, a single genomic window includes:
- the def gene encoding peptide deformylase, which produces MAVLPIRIMGDLVLHSPASRVDEITDEIRTLVADMFETMDAAPGVGLAAPQVGVPLRIYTYSYVDDDDQPWRGVLINPELWMTPLEPGDPDPDLESEGCLSFPGERFPLRRSERVRVTATDLDGAPVSIEVDGWRARIMQHEFDHLDGILYVDRLSDGDWKTVQKISRKRGWGRPGASWMPGIDDLEG; this is translated from the coding sequence GTGGCTGTACTTCCGATTCGCATCATGGGCGACCTCGTCCTGCACTCCCCCGCTTCCCGCGTCGACGAGATCACCGACGAGATCCGCACACTCGTCGCCGACATGTTCGAGACCATGGACGCCGCCCCCGGCGTCGGTCTCGCTGCCCCGCAGGTCGGCGTGCCACTCCGCATCTACACCTACTCATACGTCGATGACGACGATCAGCCGTGGCGCGGCGTGCTCATCAACCCGGAGCTGTGGATGACACCGCTCGAGCCTGGCGATCCTGATCCCGATCTCGAATCCGAAGGCTGCCTGTCCTTCCCCGGGGAGCGATTCCCGCTTCGTCGGTCCGAGCGCGTGCGGGTCACCGCCACAGATCTCGACGGCGCCCCCGTCTCGATCGAGGTCGACGGATGGCGTGCGCGCATCATGCAGCATGAGTTCGACCACCTCGACGGGATCCTGTACGTCGACCGTCTCTCGGACGGCGACTGGAAGACCGTTCAGAAGATCTCGCGCAAGCGTGGATGGGGACGCCCGGGCGCCAGCTGGATGCCCGGCATCGACGACCTCGAAGGCTGA
- a CDS encoding septum formation family protein, with product MMKLRKRRALVLAGSALALTVALSGCSAINSILGGGTADADRDEETGQVTESANIGIFALKVGDCKLESPSGLLEDADVVPCSEMHDEEVYHEITMPDGEFSEEDIDAASQECVGDAFTEFVGVTWDETELQVYPISPTKDTWEQLNDRVVQCVILDPAGPITGSLKGAAR from the coding sequence ATGATGAAACTGCGCAAGCGACGCGCACTGGTGCTGGCCGGATCGGCTCTCGCACTCACGGTCGCCCTGAGCGGCTGTAGCGCCATCAACAGCATCCTCGGCGGCGGCACGGCCGACGCCGACCGCGACGAGGAGACCGGTCAGGTCACCGAGAGCGCGAACATCGGCATCTTCGCCCTCAAGGTGGGCGACTGCAAGCTGGAGAGCCCGAGCGGCCTGCTCGAGGACGCCGACGTCGTGCCGTGCTCTGAGATGCACGACGAAGAGGTCTACCACGAGATCACGATGCCGGACGGCGAGTTCTCCGAAGAGGACATCGACGCCGCGAGCCAGGAGTGCGTCGGAGACGCTTTCACCGAGTTCGTCGGCGTCACCTGGGACGAGACGGAACTGCAGGTGTACCCGATCAGCCCGACCAAGGACACGTGGGAGCAGCTGAACGACCGCGTCGTGCAGTGCGTGATCCTCGACCCCGCCGGTCCGATCACCGGATCGCTCAAGGGCGCAGCACGCTGA
- a CDS encoding ATP-binding cassette domain-containing protein — protein MSRRPESQNAIECSDLVIDRIGHGLPTRAVDGVTFTLAPGNLICVAGPTGSGKSTLVAALAGSTDPSVRVVGGSARVCGVDVRRPGRKHRILTYRTGFVPQGAGGDLPPRLTVNEVIAEPILMREKRVNSKALSIRVATLLDELHLPLGTAAKFPYELSAGMRQRVAIARSFILEPQVLIADEPLANLDLEVRPVVFDAITRRRKEQGMAALLVTNDADFIRELNAETLMLRSGHVVARGVGKDLLWVPNAEADSQH, from the coding sequence ATGTCTCGACGGCCGGAATCCCAGAATGCGATCGAGTGCTCCGATCTGGTCATCGACCGCATCGGACACGGATTGCCGACGCGCGCCGTCGACGGGGTGACGTTCACGCTGGCACCGGGGAACCTGATCTGCGTCGCCGGTCCCACCGGGTCGGGCAAGTCGACGCTGGTGGCGGCCTTGGCCGGGTCCACTGACCCGTCCGTGCGGGTGGTCGGCGGCAGTGCGCGCGTGTGCGGCGTGGATGTGCGTCGGCCGGGGCGCAAGCACCGCATCCTCACGTATCGCACCGGTTTCGTACCGCAGGGGGCGGGCGGCGATCTGCCGCCGCGGCTCACCGTGAACGAGGTCATCGCCGAGCCGATCCTCATGCGTGAGAAGCGCGTGAACTCGAAGGCGCTGTCGATCCGGGTCGCCACACTCCTCGACGAACTGCACCTTCCGCTCGGCACGGCGGCGAAGTTCCCCTATGAGCTCAGCGCCGGCATGCGGCAGCGGGTGGCGATCGCTCGCTCCTTCATCCTCGAACCTCAGGTGCTCATTGCCGACGAGCCTCTCGCGAATCTCGATCTCGAGGTGCGTCCTGTTGTTTTCGACGCCATCACGAGAAGGCGCAAGGAGCAGGGGATGGCGGCGCTGCTCGTCACCAACGACGCCGATTTCATCCGGGAGCTCAACGCCGAGACCCTCATGCTGCGCAGCGGTCATGTCGTCGCGCGCGGCGTCGGCAAGGACCTGCTCTGGGTGCCGAACGCCGAGGCGGATTCGCAGCACTGA
- the dnaG gene encoding DNA primase yields MPRIRQADVDEVKARTNIADIVGERVALKPAGVGSLKGLCPFHDEKSPSFHVRQQVGYYHCFGCGESGDVYSFLREMDHVSFTEAVERLAGRIGYTLHYEDGGAAPETSGRSRLYAANTAAAEFFRAQLLSPDAEAGRRFLGERGFDAGAAAHFGVGFAPRGWDGMLKALTAQGFTREELSTAGLVSTGQRGVYDRFRGRLVWPIRDVSGQTIGFGARKLFDDDPGPKYLNTPETPIYKKAQVLYGLDLAKRDIARGDPRRVVVVEGYTDVMACHLAGLTTAVATCGTAFGTEHIKVLRRVMGDDNASGEVVFTFDGDEAGQKAALRAFTEDDRFNAQTFVAVAPDGLDPCDLRLQRGDAAVRGLMDTKVPMFEFAMDRKLAGFDLSTVEGRVGALRGAAPIVAEIRDRLLRPGYERVLARRLGMDPTEVHNEVERSSRGGASAAPTHREQPVPIDPATGAPGVVPVTLASLPRSPDVAVERDALMGALQYGHQVDQALLNRALSTPFRTPGLDAVREAVAAAPDRTRAGWVTDAVNSVREPYRSLGGELLMTPFPARDEERAVATVADLARRLILRQLEHEKQEMLGAVQRVPADSDGGRALRMRLRDIDVERQRFAES; encoded by the coding sequence ATGCCCCGTATCCGTCAGGCCGACGTCGATGAGGTCAAGGCGCGCACGAACATCGCGGACATCGTGGGAGAGCGTGTCGCGCTGAAGCCCGCGGGCGTCGGGTCGCTCAAGGGGCTGTGCCCGTTCCACGACGAGAAGAGCCCCAGCTTCCACGTGCGCCAGCAGGTGGGGTACTACCACTGCTTCGGCTGCGGCGAATCCGGCGACGTCTACTCGTTCCTGCGCGAGATGGACCACGTCAGCTTCACCGAGGCCGTCGAGCGGCTGGCCGGCCGTATCGGGTACACGCTGCACTACGAAGACGGTGGGGCCGCGCCGGAGACCAGCGGCCGCAGTCGGTTGTACGCCGCGAACACGGCGGCTGCGGAGTTCTTCCGCGCGCAGCTGCTCTCGCCGGATGCCGAGGCAGGGCGCCGCTTCCTGGGAGAGCGCGGCTTCGACGCGGGCGCGGCAGCCCACTTCGGCGTCGGCTTCGCGCCCCGCGGATGGGACGGGATGCTCAAGGCCCTCACCGCGCAGGGCTTCACGCGCGAGGAGCTCAGCACCGCCGGGCTCGTCTCCACCGGTCAGCGGGGCGTCTACGACCGCTTCCGTGGCCGGCTCGTCTGGCCGATCCGCGACGTGTCAGGCCAGACCATCGGATTCGGCGCGCGCAAGCTCTTCGACGACGACCCGGGACCGAAGTATCTGAACACCCCGGAGACCCCGATCTACAAGAAGGCCCAGGTGCTCTACGGACTGGACCTCGCGAAACGCGACATCGCCCGCGGGGACCCCCGTCGGGTCGTGGTGGTCGAGGGCTACACCGACGTGATGGCGTGCCACCTGGCCGGCCTCACGACCGCGGTCGCGACCTGCGGTACGGCGTTCGGAACCGAGCACATCAAGGTGCTGCGGCGCGTGATGGGCGACGACAACGCCTCCGGCGAGGTCGTGTTCACCTTCGACGGCGATGAAGCCGGGCAGAAGGCGGCGCTGCGGGCGTTCACCGAAGATGACCGCTTCAACGCGCAGACCTTCGTCGCCGTCGCCCCCGACGGCCTCGACCCGTGTGACCTGCGCCTGCAGCGCGGAGACGCGGCGGTGCGCGGCCTCATGGACACCAAGGTGCCGATGTTCGAGTTCGCGATGGACCGCAAGCTCGCCGGTTTCGACCTCTCGACTGTGGAGGGGCGCGTCGGCGCGCTGCGTGGAGCCGCGCCGATCGTCGCGGAGATCCGCGACCGACTGCTGCGTCCCGGGTACGAGCGCGTGCTCGCACGGCGCCTCGGCATGGACCCCACAGAGGTGCACAACGAGGTCGAGCGTTCCTCGCGCGGGGGAGCATCTGCGGCTCCCACGCACCGGGAGCAGCCGGTGCCGATCGATCCGGCGACCGGAGCGCCCGGTGTCGTCCCTGTCACACTGGCCAGTCTGCCCCGCTCGCCCGACGTCGCAGTGGAGCGTGACGCCCTGATGGGTGCTCTGCAGTACGGGCACCAGGTCGACCAGGCGCTGCTCAACAGGGCGCTCAGCACGCCGTTCCGCACGCCCGGACTCGATGCCGTGCGGGAAGCCGTGGCCGCCGCACCGGACCGCACCAGGGCCGGCTGGGTGACCGACGCTGTCAACAGCGTGCGCGAGCCCTACCGGTCGCTCGGCGGCGAGCTGCTGATGACCCCGTTCCCCGCCCGAGACGAGGAGCGGGCGGTCGCGACCGTCGCCGATCTCGCCCGGCGCCTCATCCTGCGCCAGCTCGAGCACGAGAAGCAGGAGATGCTCGGCGCTGTGCAGCGCGTGCCGGCCGATTCCGACGGCGGAAGGGCGCTGCGCATGCGGTTGCGCGACATCGACGTGGAGCGTCAGAGGTTCGCCGAGTCGTAA
- a CDS encoding deoxyguanosinetriphosphate triphosphohydrolase has translation MVVDASTGRGTSRADGYDPRDAERFVAETHRSERNDFARDRARVLHSAALRRLAAKTQVLSPASTADFARNRLTHSLEVAQVGRELATALGVSEDVVDTACLSHDLGHPPFGHNGERALNEWAEHIGGFEGNAQSLRILTRLEAKVLDADERSVGLNLTRASLDATCKYPWTVDSPVPDPGGRLKFGVYPEDEAVFRWMREGAPGRLRCIEAEIMDLSDDIGYSVHDFEDAIVNGYVDVSQLSDPREHDALLGRIQQWVGYDFTRDELADALYRLGSQAMWLTSFDRSRRDLARLKNLTSDLIGRFARASVAATREAYAGPALVRYNAHVVVPRVIEVEIAVLKGIMGQAIVTIEARKGVYKEQRRVLKRLADVLWSTDALWSAGADVLEPAFAADFIDATSDAERARVIVDQIASLTDQSAIDWHNRLVGEIDPAEVGIWTPRHARHPRPGAHGSAERQAVVEGVG, from the coding sequence GTGGTGGTTGATGCTTCGACCGGCCGAGGCACTTCGCGTGCCGACGGCTACGACCCGCGCGACGCCGAGCGTTTCGTCGCGGAGACGCACCGCTCGGAGCGCAACGATTTCGCCCGTGATCGTGCGCGCGTGCTCCACTCGGCCGCGCTGCGCCGACTCGCCGCCAAGACGCAGGTTCTCAGTCCCGCCAGCACCGCCGATTTCGCCCGCAACCGGCTCACCCACTCGCTCGAGGTCGCGCAGGTCGGACGCGAGCTCGCCACCGCGCTCGGAGTCTCGGAGGACGTCGTCGACACCGCGTGCCTGAGCCACGATCTCGGCCACCCGCCGTTCGGCCACAACGGCGAGCGTGCGCTGAACGAATGGGCCGAGCACATCGGAGGGTTCGAGGGCAATGCGCAGTCGCTGCGCATCCTCACCCGGCTGGAGGCCAAGGTCCTCGACGCGGATGAGCGCTCCGTCGGACTCAACCTCACGCGCGCCAGTCTCGATGCCACCTGCAAGTACCCGTGGACCGTCGACAGTCCCGTCCCTGACCCGGGTGGGCGCCTGAAGTTCGGCGTCTACCCCGAGGATGAGGCCGTCTTCCGCTGGATGCGCGAGGGAGCCCCCGGGCGGCTGCGCTGCATCGAGGCCGAGATCATGGACCTCTCCGACGATATCGGCTACTCGGTCCACGACTTCGAAGATGCGATCGTGAACGGCTACGTCGACGTCTCGCAGCTCTCGGATCCCCGTGAGCACGATGCGCTCCTCGGCCGCATCCAGCAGTGGGTCGGCTACGACTTCACCCGAGATGAGCTGGCGGACGCGCTGTACCGCCTCGGCTCCCAGGCGATGTGGTTGACGTCCTTCGACCGCTCACGCCGCGATCTCGCGCGCCTGAAGAACCTCACCAGCGATCTGATCGGTCGCTTCGCGCGGGCGTCCGTCGCGGCGACGCGCGAGGCCTACGCCGGTCCTGCCCTCGTCCGCTACAACGCGCACGTGGTGGTGCCGCGCGTGATCGAAGTCGAGATCGCGGTGCTCAAGGGCATCATGGGCCAGGCGATCGTCACGATCGAGGCCCGGAAGGGCGTCTACAAGGAACAGCGCCGCGTGCTCAAGCGGCTCGCCGATGTGCTGTGGTCGACCGATGCGCTGTGGTCGGCCGGAGCCGATGTGCTCGAGCCCGCCTTCGCCGCCGACTTCATCGACGCGACCAGCGACGCCGAGCGCGCCCGCGTGATCGTCGACCAGATCGCGAGCCTCACGGATCAGAGTGCGATCGACTGGCACAACCGTCTCGTGGGAGAGATCGATCCGGCCGAGGTCGGCATCTGGACGCCGCGGCATGCCCGGCATCCGCGTCCGGGTGCACACGGGAGCGCCGAGAGGCAGGCCGTCGTCGAAGGGGTCGGCTGA
- the dusB gene encoding tRNA dihydrouridine synthase DusB: MTLATVSPRTLRIGPIDLDVPVVLAPMAGITNTAFRRLCREYGAGLYVSEMITSRALVERNETTMRLIRHHESETPRSIQLYGVDPKTIADAVRIIVAEDHADHIDLNFGCPVPKVTRKGGGAALPWKSSLFADIVTQAVKAAGDIPLTVKMRKGIDRDHLTFLDAGRAAEDAGVAAIALHARTAGEYYSGHADWNAIGELKQAVTSIPVLGNGDIWSAADAVRMMEQTDCDGVVVGRGCLGRPWLFGELATAFGGEGKTVDATLGFVADAFKRHAELLVEFFEDEDRGCRDIRKHVSWYFKGYPVGGDIRTGLATSSSLAEIDELLARLDHSAPYPGADAEGQRGRAGHAKRTALPDKWLESREIAASTSEMMRGAEIENSGG, translated from the coding sequence ATGACTCTCGCCACCGTTTCCCCGCGCACGCTTCGCATCGGTCCCATCGACCTCGACGTGCCGGTCGTCCTCGCGCCCATGGCGGGGATCACGAACACCGCCTTCCGTCGTCTGTGCCGCGAGTACGGTGCCGGCCTCTACGTCAGCGAGATGATCACCTCGCGCGCTCTCGTCGAGCGCAATGAGACGACCATGCGGCTGATCCGCCACCACGAGTCCGAGACGCCGCGTTCGATCCAGCTCTACGGCGTCGACCCGAAGACGATCGCGGACGCGGTGCGGATCATCGTGGCCGAGGATCACGCCGATCACATCGACCTCAACTTCGGGTGCCCGGTGCCGAAGGTCACCCGCAAGGGCGGGGGAGCGGCGCTTCCCTGGAAGAGCTCGCTGTTCGCCGACATCGTCACCCAGGCCGTGAAAGCGGCAGGCGACATCCCCCTCACGGTCAAGATGCGCAAGGGCATCGATCGTGACCACCTCACCTTCCTCGACGCGGGGCGTGCGGCCGAAGATGCCGGAGTGGCCGCCATCGCGCTGCATGCGCGCACGGCAGGTGAGTACTACTCCGGGCACGCCGACTGGAACGCGATCGGTGAGCTCAAGCAGGCTGTCACCAGCATCCCGGTGCTCGGCAACGGTGACATCTGGTCGGCGGCTGACGCCGTGCGCATGATGGAGCAGACCGACTGCGACGGTGTCGTCGTCGGGCGAGGATGCCTGGGTCGTCCCTGGCTCTTCGGCGAGCTGGCCACGGCGTTCGGAGGAGAGGGCAAGACGGTCGATGCGACACTCGGCTTCGTGGCCGACGCCTTCAAGCGGCATGCGGAACTGCTCGTCGAGTTCTTCGAGGACGAGGATCGCGGGTGCCGCGACATCCGCAAGCATGTGTCGTGGTACTTCAAGGGCTATCCGGTCGGCGGCGACATCCGCACCGGTCTCGCCACGTCGTCCAGCCTCGCCGAGATCGACGAGCTGCTCGCCCGTCTCGACCACTCCGCCCCCTATCCCGGCGCGGACGCCGAGGGGCAGCGCGGCCGCGCGGGGCACGCCAAGCGCACGGCTTTGCCGGACAAGTGGTTGGAGTCGCGCGAGATCGCGGCCTCGACCTCGGAGATGATGCGAGGAGCGGAGATCGAGAACAGTGGTGGTTGA
- a CDS encoding glutathione peroxidase encodes MTDSALRSIPFTDAQGNEKTLDDLGADVVLVVNVASKCGLTPQYEQLEELQRLYGDRGFSVVGFPCNQFFGQEPGSVEQILEFCSTTYGVSFPINDKVKVNGKNASDLYKALKEAPDAGGKAGRVEWNFEKFLVLPDGEVLRFRPKQKPNDPEIVGAIEAALTR; translated from the coding sequence ATGACCGATTCCGCGCTCCGTTCGATCCCGTTCACCGACGCCCAGGGCAACGAGAAGACCCTGGATGATCTCGGTGCCGATGTCGTCCTGGTGGTGAACGTCGCCTCGAAGTGCGGGCTCACCCCGCAGTACGAGCAGCTCGAGGAGCTTCAGCGTCTGTATGGTGACCGCGGCTTCTCGGTCGTCGGGTTCCCGTGCAACCAGTTCTTCGGCCAGGAGCCCGGGTCCGTCGAGCAGATCCTCGAGTTCTGCTCGACCACCTATGGGGTGAGCTTCCCCATCAACGACAAGGTGAAGGTCAACGGCAAGAACGCCTCAGACCTCTACAAGGCGCTCAAGGAGGCTCCGGATGCCGGCGGCAAGGCCGGTCGAGTGGAATGGAACTTCGAGAAGTTCCTGGTCCTCCCCGACGGCGAGGTACTCCGCTTCCGTCCCAAGCAGAAGCCGAACGACCCCGAGATCGTCGGCGCGATCGAAGCTGCGCTCACCCGCTGA
- a CDS encoding DsbA family oxidoreductase — protein MSEPISIDIWSDIACPWCYIGKRNLEKGLEAVAGDDDAPEVTVTFHSFELSPDTPVDFDGDEIDFLAGHKGMPRDQVEQMLSHVTGVAENAGLEYRFDLLQHTNTVKAHELLHFAKAEGLQHEMEERLMSAYFTEGKHVGRIDDLVELAAEVGLDADAAREALESARHLPDVRQDQDQARAYGIQGVPFFVIDGQYGISGAQPPAAFENVLRDLWAKRDETAEESAAV, from the coding sequence GTGAGCGAACCTATCTCCATCGACATCTGGTCCGACATCGCCTGCCCGTGGTGCTACATCGGCAAGCGCAACCTCGAAAAGGGCCTCGAAGCCGTCGCCGGCGACGACGACGCCCCGGAAGTGACGGTGACGTTCCACTCCTTCGAGCTTTCCCCCGACACACCCGTCGACTTCGACGGCGACGAGATCGACTTCCTCGCCGGGCACAAGGGCATGCCGCGCGACCAGGTCGAGCAGATGCTCTCGCATGTCACCGGAGTGGCCGAGAACGCGGGACTCGAGTACCGCTTCGACCTGCTGCAGCACACGAACACGGTCAAGGCGCACGAGCTCCTGCACTTCGCGAAGGCGGAGGGGCTGCAGCACGAGATGGAGGAGCGGCTGATGTCCGCCTACTTCACCGAGGGCAAGCACGTCGGCCGCATCGACGACCTCGTCGAGCTCGCTGCCGAGGTCGGCCTCGACGCCGACGCCGCACGCGAGGCTCTGGAATCCGCCCGTCACCTTCCGGACGTGCGCCAGGATCAGGACCAGGCCCGTGCCTACGGCATCCAGGGCGTGCCGTTCTTCGTGATCGACGGCCAGTACGGTATCAGCGGCGCGCAGCCGCCCGCTGCGTTCGAGAATGTGCTGCGCGACCTGTGGGCCAAGCGCGACGAGACCGCGGAGGAATCCGCCGCCGTCTGA
- a CDS encoding AAA family ATPase: MLSARDPLPFPPERVLVAGVTGSGKTTLARRLGAMWGLRHVEIDGLFHGPDWTPRPEFLDDVRAFAAEDRWITEWQYTSKGTDEIMTPRAQLAIWLDYPWPVVRGRLLRRTLSRSIRRTELYNGNVEKPLRQLLSSRDSDDNILAWQTRTRYSWAQQMPVKRERFPHLTIVRLRHPRETESWLRTQADASGVSIAPPKRRSRER, from the coding sequence ATGCTCTCCGCACGTGATCCGCTCCCCTTTCCGCCGGAGCGCGTGCTCGTGGCCGGCGTCACCGGCTCGGGGAAGACCACGCTCGCCCGCCGCCTCGGCGCGATGTGGGGGCTCCGTCACGTCGAGATCGACGGACTCTTCCACGGTCCAGACTGGACACCGCGACCGGAGTTCCTCGACGACGTCCGCGCCTTCGCCGCCGAGGACCGCTGGATCACCGAGTGGCAGTACACGAGCAAGGGCACCGACGAGATCATGACCCCGCGCGCGCAGCTCGCGATCTGGCTCGACTACCCGTGGCCCGTGGTGCGCGGTCGTCTGCTTCGTCGCACGCTCAGCCGCAGCATCCGCCGTACGGAGCTGTACAACGGGAACGTCGAGAAGCCGCTCCGACAGCTGCTCTCGTCGCGTGATTCCGACGACAACATCCTCGCCTGGCAGACCAGGACACGGTATTCCTGGGCGCAGCAGATGCCGGTGAAGCGTGAGCGCTTCCCGCACCTCACCATCGTGCGCCTGCGCCATCCGCGTGAGACGGAAAGCTGGCTGCGGACTCAGGCGGACGCGTCCGGCGTATCGATCGCCCCGCCGAAGCGGCGGTCGCGCGAGAGATAG
- a CDS encoding isoprenyl transferase, with amino-acid sequence MSPKPFTHKDAVAYRPLDWTGIYPPAFPAVPEHVAIVMDGNGRWANRRGLNRIEGHKAGEEVLLDVVAGAIQAGVKHLSVYAFSTENWARSPEEVRFLMGYNRDVLHRRRDQLNEWGVRVRWAGRKPRLWGSVIKELQYAEQLTSGNDTLTLTMCVNYGGRIELVDAMRSIAADVAAGRVKPNAISEKMIRRHLYVPDMPDVDLFLRSSGEQRTSNFLLWESAYAEMVFLDTLWPDFSREELWRAIGVYLSRDRRFGGAIDTPDASA; translated from the coding sequence GTGAGCCCTAAGCCGTTCACGCACAAGGACGCCGTGGCGTACCGTCCCCTCGACTGGACAGGGATCTATCCGCCGGCGTTCCCCGCGGTGCCCGAGCACGTGGCGATCGTGATGGACGGCAATGGCCGATGGGCCAACCGGCGCGGGCTCAACCGCATCGAGGGGCACAAGGCGGGGGAGGAAGTGCTGCTCGATGTGGTCGCCGGCGCGATCCAGGCCGGAGTGAAGCACCTCTCCGTGTACGCCTTCTCGACCGAGAACTGGGCGCGCTCTCCCGAAGAGGTGCGGTTCCTCATGGGATACAACCGCGACGTGCTGCACCGTCGACGTGATCAGCTCAACGAGTGGGGCGTGCGTGTGCGCTGGGCCGGTCGCAAGCCGCGGCTCTGGGGCAGTGTGATCAAGGAGCTGCAGTATGCCGAGCAGCTCACGAGCGGCAACGACACCTTGACGCTCACGATGTGCGTCAACTACGGCGGTCGGATCGAGCTCGTGGATGCGATGCGGTCCATCGCTGCCGACGTCGCCGCGGGACGAGTGAAGCCGAACGCGATCAGTGAGAAGATGATCCGTCGGCATCTGTACGTGCCGGACATGCCGGATGTCGACCTGTTCCTACGGAGCTCGGGGGAGCAGCGCACCTCGAACTTCCTGCTGTGGGAGTCGGCGTATGCCGAGATGGTGTTCCTCGACACGCTCTGGCCGGACTTCTCTCGTGAGGAGCTGTGGCGGGCGATCGGGGTCTATCTCTCGCGCGACCGCCGCTTCGGCGGGGCGATCGATACGCCGGACGCGTCCGCCTGA
- the recO gene encoding DNA repair protein RecO, producing the protein MPTYRDEAVILRTHKLGEADRIVIMLSRRHGKLRAVAKGVRRTSSKFGSRLEPFMVADVQLYQGRSLDIVQQAESLGSYGSEIAAHYERYTAANAMVETADRLSDSEATSDQYLLLVGGLRALSRGDHVPRSILDSYLLRVMALSGWAPSLEDCARCAAPGPHTTFVAQLGGLICGDCAPAGSPRVAEKTLSLLRSLMRGEWDVIDAAPHADTAAASGLVAAYAQWHLERGIRSLAHVSDTPREGAR; encoded by the coding sequence GTGCCCACCTACCGAGACGAAGCGGTGATCCTGCGCACTCACAAGCTCGGTGAGGCGGATCGCATCGTCATCATGCTGTCTCGGCGTCACGGAAAGCTGCGTGCCGTCGCGAAGGGCGTGCGCCGCACGTCGTCGAAGTTCGGCTCCCGACTGGAACCCTTCATGGTCGCCGACGTGCAGCTGTACCAGGGACGCTCGCTCGACATCGTGCAGCAGGCGGAGTCCCTCGGCTCCTACGGCTCCGAGATCGCGGCGCACTACGAGCGCTACACCGCGGCGAATGCGATGGTGGAGACCGCCGATCGGCTCAGTGACTCCGAGGCGACCTCCGACCAGTACCTGCTGCTCGTCGGCGGGCTGCGGGCGCTCTCGCGCGGCGACCACGTGCCGCGCAGCATCCTCGACTCCTACCTCCTGCGGGTCATGGCGCTGTCAGGCTGGGCGCCGTCGCTCGAGGATTGCGCGCGCTGTGCCGCGCCGGGTCCGCACACGACCTTCGTCGCGCAGCTGGGTGGACTCATCTGCGGCGACTGCGCACCGGCCGGCAGCCCCCGGGTGGCGGAGAAGACCCTGTCGCTGCTCCGCTCGCTCATGCGGGGGGAGTGGGACGTCATCGATGCGGCACCGCACGCGGACACCGCCGCGGCATCGGGTCTGGTGGCCGCGTACGCTCAATGGCACCTGGAGCGCGGCATCCGCTCGCTCGCGCACGTATCGGACACCCCTCGAGAAGGAGCACGGTGA
- a CDS encoding trimeric intracellular cation channel family protein encodes MTEPLFTIPLWADLLGVGLGGVQGAMFASGFQGQRRLDWLGVAIIGIMIGMGGGLIRDILLGQTPATLQSNWYLLTATGAALLGMLLAGLFHRLNTVIVVLDAVVIGMFGAFGTSKAIAFGIPPVPAVFIGVCAAVGGGVLRDMLMGLPTSIMHVGSLYAVAAGAGCAFIAVANALAMPITLAAVIGIVVTAVIRVLAVSFDVSLPEQRRLYRRKVAAETGAIAIVKPGIDI; translated from the coding sequence GTGACCGAACCGCTCTTCACCATTCCGCTCTGGGCGGATCTGCTCGGCGTCGGCCTCGGTGGCGTGCAGGGCGCGATGTTCGCGTCAGGATTCCAGGGCCAACGACGGCTGGACTGGCTGGGCGTGGCGATCATCGGCATCATGATCGGCATGGGCGGCGGTCTGATCCGCGACATCCTGCTCGGTCAGACGCCGGCGACCCTGCAGAGCAACTGGTACCTGTTGACGGCGACGGGCGCCGCGCTGCTCGGCATGCTGCTGGCCGGGCTCTTCCATCGGCTGAACACCGTCATCGTCGTTCTCGATGCCGTGGTGATCGGGATGTTCGGCGCCTTCGGCACCAGCAAGGCCATCGCCTTCGGCATCCCGCCGGTCCCCGCCGTCTTCATCGGCGTGTGCGCAGCGGTCGGCGGCGGAGTGCTGCGCGACATGCTCATGGGCCTGCCGACGTCGATCATGCATGTCGGCTCGCTCTACGCCGTGGCTGCGGGTGCCGGCTGCGCCTTCATCGCTGTCGCGAACGCTCTGGCGATGCCGATCACCCTGGCCGCTGTCATCGGGATCGTCGTCACCGCCGTCATCCGCGTGCTCGCTGTCAGCTTCGACGTGTCACTGCCGGAACAGCGCCGCCTCTACCGCCGCAAGGTCGCAGCCGAGACCGGCGCGATCGCGATCGTCAAGCCCGGCATCGACATCTAG